In Bacillus sp. DX3.1, the following proteins share a genomic window:
- the cydD gene encoding thiol reductant ABC exporter subunit CydD: MKRKRGLPSYPGSRFLYVILSFISIFEALSIIAQAVFLSRTITFLFQGNPVQTVYKEILFFAIAFFVRRILIHVSQFLVERFSERTGLALRKQLIQAYFKLGPRFIQKNGTGRLVTLSIEGIEQLKTYIELTIPRMIRSCIVPAILVVYVFTLDVTSAVILVVTIPIVIVFMILLGLAAQKMADKQYDTYRVLSNHFIDTLKGLETLKYLGKSRQHEEKIEKVSKRYREATIRTLRVAFLSSFALDFFTSLSIAFVAVGLGIRLIDGSIILLPALTILVLAPEYFLPIRQVGANYHATLDGQIAMEQIEDIIEQQKNMAVPRADSQIVWDSFSSMALNNITVSNEESEKTLLQDIHFSWKGNGTIGIIGESGAGKSTFIDVLAGFLQPDHGSIVINGTETKSFTREDWLQNIAYIPQTPYVFPLSLGDNIRFYEPSATDEEVERVIDEVDLRSLAESLPEGIHERIGEGGRMLSGGQEQRVAMARALLSKKPIILLDEPTAHLDIETEFEIKKEMLRLFQGKLVFLATHRLHWMKQMDHILVLEKGKLVEQGTYEELRKKQGTYQNLVGNHVEGR; the protein is encoded by the coding sequence ATGAAACGAAAAAGAGGACTTCCATCGTATCCTGGTAGCCGTTTTTTATATGTAATACTCAGTTTCATTAGTATTTTTGAAGCTTTGAGTATAATTGCACAAGCAGTATTTTTATCGCGTACCATTACATTTTTGTTTCAAGGAAACCCCGTGCAAACCGTTTACAAGGAAATACTATTCTTTGCGATTGCTTTTTTTGTAAGACGTATACTTATACATGTATCACAATTTCTAGTAGAACGTTTTTCAGAAAGAACAGGACTAGCACTGCGCAAACAATTAATACAAGCGTATTTCAAACTAGGACCAAGATTTATACAAAAGAACGGAACTGGTCGTCTGGTGACCTTATCGATTGAGGGGATAGAACAGCTGAAAACATATATTGAGTTGACAATTCCTCGGATGATTCGAAGCTGTATTGTCCCAGCGATCCTTGTTGTATATGTTTTCACGCTAGATGTTACTTCAGCTGTGATTTTAGTTGTAACAATACCGATTGTTATTGTGTTTATGATTCTTCTTGGTTTAGCAGCGCAAAAAATGGCCGATAAGCAATATGACACCTACCGTGTGTTATCTAATCATTTCATTGACACGCTAAAAGGTTTGGAAACATTAAAGTACTTAGGGAAGAGCAGGCAGCATGAGGAGAAAATCGAGAAGGTTAGTAAGAGATACAGAGAAGCAACGATTCGCACATTGCGAGTTGCTTTTCTTTCTTCTTTTGCACTCGATTTCTTTACGAGTTTATCCATTGCCTTTGTTGCGGTAGGACTTGGTATCCGTTTAATAGATGGTTCCATCATTCTGTTACCAGCGCTTACAATTCTTGTTTTAGCTCCAGAATATTTCCTGCCGATTCGTCAAGTTGGAGCAAATTACCATGCGACATTGGATGGTCAAATTGCGATGGAGCAAATTGAAGATATAATCGAGCAGCAAAAGAACATGGCAGTTCCGAGGGCTGATTCTCAGATTGTCTGGGACTCTTTTAGTAGTATGGCATTAAACAATATAACTGTCTCTAATGAAGAATCGGAAAAAACATTGTTACAGGATATTCATTTTTCATGGAAAGGTAATGGGACTATTGGCATTATTGGTGAAAGCGGGGCAGGAAAATCGACATTCATCGATGTACTTGCCGGATTTCTTCAGCCAGACCATGGTAGCATTGTTATTAATGGCACTGAAACGAAATCGTTCACACGTGAAGATTGGCTGCAAAATATTGCTTATATTCCGCAAACTCCATATGTTTTCCCGCTGTCTCTAGGGGACAATATTCGTTTCTATGAACCGAGTGCTACAGATGAAGAAGTGGAGAGAGTAATAGACGAAGTAGATCTTCGTTCACTTGCTGAATCCCTTCCGGAAGGGATTCATGAAAGAATTGGAGAAGGAGGGCGCATGCTTAGCGGAGGACAAGAGCAACGTGTCGCAATGGCACGTGCACTCCTCAGTAAAAAACCCATTATTCTATTGGATGAACCGACGGCTCATCTTGATATTGAGACAGAATTTGAGATCAAAAAAGAGATGCTTCGTTTATTTCAAGGGAAGCTTGTATTCCTTGCAACGCACCGTCTCCATTGGATGAAACAAATGGATCATATTCTTGTTCTAGAAAAAGGAAAGCTTGTAGAACAAGGAACGTATGAAGAGCTCCGAAAAAAACAAGGGACATACCAGAATTTAGTTGGCAATCATGTGGAAGGGAGGTAA
- the cydC gene encoding thiol reductant ABC exporter subunit CydC has product MKNWVQPYIGQNKGRMLLTIALGVLGVGSGAMLLFISGYLISKSSLQPVNIMVVYVPIVATRAFSIGQAVFHYIERLVGHDVVLRILEKMRTKLYRAIEPQALFLRSHYQTGDLLGVLAEDIEHLQNLYLRTVFPSILALAIYSVFIGVLGVFDWLFALMMGLMLAVIVFLIPFVSLMMTKHHHVSLKQGRSRLYQKLTDAVFGLADWQASGRTTEFVKGYSEEDLELLRVEKKMKRWQHIRDGLIHFTVGIVVISMIIWTGDQAQSEQIAPTVIAAFILMTLSVTNALIPVSDAIERIPSYRDSLVRITNVEDAPASSFEGKHSSKVENISLQTQQPVVVQLEDVSYRYPESKESVLKNLSLTIPAGKKVAILGKSGTGKSTMLKLLTGALHPTNGRVLIAGNEAHTDFLAQYVSVLNQKPHLFDTTIGNNIRIGRSDADDKEIWDVIERAQISSLIASLPDGLNTKMHEMGKRFSGGERQRIAFAQTLLQETPVIVLDEPTIGLDPKTEYALLETMLTAAKDKTVIWVTHHLVGIEHMDEIIFLENGQITMQGNHEQLLQTNKKYYKLYQMDKGI; this is encoded by the coding sequence ATGAAAAATTGGGTTCAACCTTATATAGGACAAAATAAAGGTCGCATGCTCCTGACCATCGCTCTTGGTGTTCTTGGAGTAGGTTCAGGTGCGATGCTCCTATTTATTTCAGGTTACTTAATTTCAAAATCTTCTCTCCAACCTGTCAATATTATGGTGGTGTATGTACCTATTGTAGCAACGCGAGCATTTAGCATTGGACAAGCAGTGTTTCATTATATAGAACGATTGGTTGGTCATGACGTAGTCTTACGAATATTAGAAAAGATGCGGACAAAATTATATCGCGCTATAGAACCACAAGCGTTGTTTTTACGATCACACTATCAAACAGGAGATTTACTAGGCGTATTAGCTGAGGATATTGAACATCTACAAAACTTGTATTTACGAACAGTATTTCCTAGTATACTTGCTCTCGCGATTTATAGTGTATTTATTGGTGTTCTTGGTGTGTTCGATTGGCTCTTTGCACTTATGATGGGGCTCATGCTAGCTGTCATCGTTTTTCTGATTCCATTTGTATCGTTAATGATGACAAAGCATCACCATGTTTCTTTAAAACAAGGGCGAAGTCGTTTATATCAAAAATTAACAGATGCTGTATTTGGTCTAGCGGATTGGCAAGCAAGTGGTCGAACAACTGAATTTGTAAAAGGTTATTCAGAGGAAGACTTGGAGCTGTTAAGAGTTGAAAAGAAAATGAAGCGTTGGCAACATATACGTGATGGGCTCATTCATTTTACTGTAGGAATCGTTGTAATTTCTATGATTATATGGACAGGGGATCAAGCGCAATCAGAACAAATTGCACCAACGGTCATTGCAGCTTTTATATTAATGACATTATCAGTCACAAATGCATTAATACCTGTTTCAGATGCAATTGAGAGAATTCCATCCTATAGAGATTCATTAGTACGAATTACGAATGTGGAAGATGCTCCCGCTTCATCGTTTGAAGGAAAACATTCTTCTAAAGTGGAAAATATATCTTTACAAACGCAGCAACCAGTAGTCGTTCAATTAGAGGATGTATCGTATCGCTATCCAGAAAGTAAAGAATCCGTACTGAAAAATCTTTCTCTCACAATTCCAGCAGGAAAAAAGGTTGCTATTTTAGGGAAAAGCGGAACTGGAAAATCGACGATGTTAAAGCTACTTACTGGGGCTTTGCATCCAACAAATGGCCGAGTTTTAATTGCGGGAAATGAAGCTCATACTGATTTTTTAGCACAGTATGTTTCGGTACTAAATCAAAAACCACATTTGTTTGATACCACGATAGGAAATAATATACGAATTGGTAGATCGGATGCAGATGATAAGGAAATATGGGATGTAATTGAGCGAGCACAAATTTCTTCATTGATTGCTTCACTTCCAGACGGACTAAATACGAAAATGCATGAAATGGGGAAGCGGTTTTCTGGCGGGGAGCGACAACGAATTGCCTTTGCTCAAACGCTCTTGCAAGAAACACCCGTTATTGTACTGGATGAACCGACAATTGGTCTCGATCCTAAAACGGAATATGCGTTACTAGAAACGATGCTTACTGCTGCGAAAGATAAAACGGTTATTTGGGTAACCCATCATCTTGTGGGGATTGAACATATGGATGAAATTATTTTTCTTGAGAATGGTCAAATTACGATGCAAGGGAATCATGAACAGCTTCTTCAGACAAATAAGAAGTATTATAAGCTTTATCAAATGGACAAAGGAATATAG
- a CDS encoding DUF6376 family protein, giving the protein MIMNKTVLLLFMMVFGLMGCSAIEEGKNSIDYFSKATEYINEVSNFASEAPALAEKAINDDAARKELESKLQQIQKDIPAFNELTPPDVAKDIHQQIVDYNEKLNTLIDTSVKNIEAGKMDLAAFENSELMKKVQELKDLAGEIQNLGK; this is encoded by the coding sequence ATGATAATGAATAAAACGGTGTTATTGTTGTTCATGATGGTATTTGGTTTAATGGGTTGCTCAGCTATTGAAGAAGGGAAAAATTCCATCGATTATTTTTCAAAGGCTACAGAGTACATCAATGAAGTAAGTAATTTTGCAAGTGAAGCTCCAGCTTTAGCAGAGAAGGCGATAAATGATGATGCCGCTCGGAAAGAATTAGAGAGCAAATTGCAACAAATTCAAAAGGATATTCCAGCTTTTAATGAATTGACGCCTCCAGACGTAGCAAAAGACATTCACCAACAAATCGTTGATTATAACGAAAAATTAAATACGTTAATTGATACGTCTGTAAAAAACATCGAAGCAGGAAAAATGGATTTAGCTGCATTTGAGAACTCGGAACTGATGAAAAAAGTTCAAGAATTGAAAGATCTTGCAGGGGAAATTCAAAATTTAGGGAAATAA
- a CDS encoding D-alanyl-D-alanine carboxypeptidase family protein, which produces MKRSRWGLVAILCVIIFSVCWFFFHERILEKKEESIAQTEKKIKAVEEKPQEAKPETKEEKQQEAPLTKVVPQIPEPIVEAKAAVVLDAGDGKVIYKNNETEPLAPASMSKMMTAYIVLENIHKGKIHWEDQVKISAKSSQTDGAGIPVQMGDVLTVKDLYHALMIQSANNSAVALAEHLAPTEKDFVELMNQKAKQLELSDGTIFANASGLQEADGTETKMPAADVAQLAYHLVKDYPEILQVSHLSQSQLAFKNTTVTNTNKMLNQANQELYIEGMDGLKTGFTDSAGYCFTGTAMQGDRRLITVVMGTDSKEKRFTETHKLLSYGFQIVK; this is translated from the coding sequence ATGAAAAGGTCAAGGTGGGGGCTAGTAGCCATACTATGTGTGATTATCTTTAGTGTATGCTGGTTCTTTTTCCATGAAAGAATACTAGAAAAGAAAGAAGAATCTATTGCTCAAACAGAGAAAAAAATAAAAGCGGTAGAAGAGAAACCGCAGGAAGCAAAGCCTGAAACAAAAGAAGAGAAACAACAGGAAGCACCACTAACAAAAGTTGTTCCGCAAATTCCAGAGCCAATCGTTGAAGCGAAAGCAGCGGTGGTACTAGATGCTGGTGATGGAAAAGTAATCTATAAAAATAATGAAACAGAACCACTTGCTCCAGCAAGTATGTCAAAAATGATGACAGCTTATATCGTGTTAGAAAACATCCATAAAGGCAAAATCCATTGGGAAGATCAAGTGAAAATTAGTGCGAAATCTTCACAAACTGATGGTGCTGGAATCCCAGTGCAAATGGGAGATGTATTAACTGTTAAAGATTTATATCACGCCTTAATGATTCAATCTGCAAATAACTCTGCCGTTGCTTTAGCAGAACATTTAGCGCCGACTGAAAAGGACTTTGTAGAATTGATGAATCAAAAAGCAAAGCAGCTAGAGTTGTCAGATGGTACAATTTTTGCGAATGCCTCAGGCTTACAAGAAGCAGATGGAACAGAAACAAAGATGCCAGCAGCTGATGTAGCACAGTTAGCGTATCACCTCGTAAAAGATTATCCGGAAATATTGCAAGTTTCTCATTTATCACAAAGCCAATTAGCATTTAAAAATACGACTGTTACGAATACAAATAAAATGTTAAATCAGGCTAACCAGGAACTCTATATAGAAGGAATGGATGGCCTAAAAACAGGCTTTACAGATAGTGCAGGCTATTGTTTTACAGGAACTGCAATGCAAGGAGATAGGAGATTAATTACGGTTGTTATGGGAACGGATAGTAAAGAGAAACGTTTTACGGAAACGCATAAGTTATTATCATATGGGTTTCAAATTGTTAAGTAA
- a CDS encoding nitroreductase family protein, producing MAKDFYTAIEDRRSIYAISKEQVISDEKIQEVINHAVKYTPSSFNSQSARVVVLLGEQHDKLWDITKETLRKVVPENNFAPTEEKMNAFRSGYGTVLFFEDSKVVETLQEQFALYKDNFPTWSEQSSGMLQFAIWTGLEIEGFGATLQHYNPLIDDGVKKEWSIPDNWKLIAQMPFGKPVAPAGEKEFQPLESRVKFFK from the coding sequence ATGGCAAAAGATTTTTACACAGCGATTGAAGACAGAAGATCGATTTACGCAATTAGTAAAGAACAAGTGATTTCTGATGAAAAGATTCAAGAAGTGATTAATCATGCCGTAAAATATACGCCTTCATCTTTTAACTCTCAAAGTGCAAGAGTCGTTGTTTTATTAGGCGAACAGCATGATAAATTATGGGATATCACGAAAGAAACGTTACGAAAAGTAGTTCCTGAAAATAATTTTGCACCAACGGAAGAAAAAATGAATGCATTTCGAAGTGGATATGGAACTGTTTTATTTTTTGAAGACAGCAAAGTAGTTGAAACGCTTCAAGAACAATTTGCATTATACAAAGATAATTTTCCAACTTGGTCCGAGCAATCATCAGGAATGCTTCAATTTGCTATTTGGACAGGGTTAGAAATTGAAGGGTTCGGTGCGACACTACAGCACTATAATCCATTAATTGATGATGGAGTGAAAAAAGAGTGGAGTATTCCGGACAATTGGAAATTAATCGCTCAAATGCCTTTCGGTAAACCAGTTGCACCAGCAGGAGAAAAAGAGTTTCAACCGTTAGAAAGTCGTGTGAAATTTTTTAAATAA